In the Myxococcus fulvus genome, one interval contains:
- a CDS encoding carboxypeptidase-like regulatory domain-containing protein, which produces MRGWMGGTLLVLGALALLSWRLLGAEPRQPQASSRTRSVGTLPRTVAPRPPAAAGLSIQGTVVDAWGQPVSGAQVSASWPIEGETISKLPCPEDTPTSVSMREEDEDRIFPPTRSLPWCLPWTEDLIVQRLLAREGEAPLYAQAVSARDGTFILEGLPEGPHSLWVLSEKGATAHPGIPAGSRGVQLVVEAGREVRGQVTSEGAPLSDVSITVVSRGHTRFFDTSTDGEGRFRLGSLPRVGYLVFASKEGWSPAVTTGSPGWDLELRPARAVSGRVLSRGVPVSGVEVRALRTSAPANRKAAKATTDARGAFTFELSTGHHALTAEHEGLYALTRLEVGASALHDVTLELGGALHVEGTVFDDASQPLEGVSVTLTSAVEQGEPLSGLTDAQGRYRLGPVEPGSWDFTVQAKGWLVPTEVERRVVTPDTGTQDFTLARAYSLTGRVTDVAGHPVTGVPIRLRWVGEEEVPELIEDDTTDAEGRFVLDASQPGDYEVVVDTTDFIDAPVLVKVPARDAHIVVRVGATVEGHVVDGHGQPLIGGAVVLKLFTDELRLNATRTDAQGRFTRRGLAPGRYRVVVERATDSVDQRAWSDVEVAADAVTRVELRLDDGQTREGLVVDAEGAPLEGVLVRAEPRDALPPGGPAILKMVERFDQGVPTDASGRFVLRGLGPVAHAITAFKPGYALRLDAATQAVLQTHGGVHRSLIIKDTLYEPALRVPSGTTPLRLVMDRQSWVRGRVVGPDGSPMRRFMAGGEPMESEDGTFSFPRNPYSISKRYFFAAEGLRSAERVIDGGQGMPDLDLGEIRLERGRRLRGRVVDAQTDQPLAGVFVSARAQGAAPDSEASRTRSDAQGLFVFKEQVLSSGPVALELSEPTGHHPLVMSVGEGEDEVTARLEPTALVSVTAKDARGRPLDGYVAYFTAPDGEGSASPLERGQAWMSGLTPGTYIVSVLPARYTEQESSTFLPQRVVVPEHGRASVSFQALTAGATVKLVVPYHKDLHVALVPGGVAHPTKEEALGACMAPGLSAQWGEDALYFRHVPAGRATLLLTSEALPRFHVSDVDVPKEGTLVLTPRLAWKPLEGEDE; this is translated from the coding sequence ATGCGCGGGTGGATGGGGGGAACCCTCCTGGTACTGGGAGCGCTGGCGCTCCTCTCATGGAGGCTGCTCGGCGCCGAGCCGCGACAGCCCCAGGCCTCCAGTCGAACCCGCTCGGTGGGCACGCTTCCGCGCACCGTGGCGCCCAGGCCGCCCGCCGCCGCGGGGCTGAGCATCCAAGGCACCGTGGTGGACGCGTGGGGACAACCCGTCTCCGGTGCCCAGGTCTCCGCCTCCTGGCCCATCGAGGGCGAGACGATTTCGAAGTTGCCGTGCCCCGAGGACACGCCGACCTCCGTATCGATGCGCGAAGAGGATGAGGACCGGATCTTCCCGCCCACGCGGAGCCTGCCGTGGTGCTTGCCGTGGACCGAGGACCTCATCGTGCAGCGACTCCTCGCGCGCGAGGGCGAGGCGCCCCTCTACGCGCAGGCGGTGTCGGCGCGGGACGGCACCTTCATCCTGGAGGGACTTCCCGAGGGCCCCCACTCGCTCTGGGTCCTCTCCGAGAAAGGCGCGACCGCGCACCCAGGCATTCCAGCGGGGAGCCGCGGTGTGCAGCTGGTGGTCGAAGCGGGCAGGGAGGTGCGAGGACAGGTCACCAGCGAAGGCGCGCCGCTGTCCGACGTCTCCATCACCGTGGTGAGTCGCGGACACACGCGCTTCTTCGACACGAGCACCGACGGCGAAGGGCGCTTCCGACTCGGCTCCCTGCCACGCGTGGGCTACCTCGTGTTCGCGTCGAAGGAGGGCTGGTCCCCGGCGGTGACGACGGGAAGCCCGGGATGGGACCTGGAGCTCCGCCCGGCGCGCGCTGTCTCCGGACGGGTGCTGTCCCGTGGCGTGCCCGTGTCGGGCGTGGAGGTCCGCGCCCTCCGGACCAGCGCTCCCGCGAATCGGAAGGCCGCGAAGGCGACGACAGATGCCCGGGGCGCCTTCACCTTCGAACTCTCGACGGGGCACCATGCCCTCACCGCGGAGCATGAAGGTCTCTACGCGCTCACCCGGCTGGAGGTGGGCGCGTCCGCGCTTCACGACGTGACGCTGGAGCTGGGCGGCGCGCTCCACGTCGAGGGCACGGTGTTCGACGACGCCTCCCAGCCGCTGGAGGGCGTGAGCGTGACGCTGACCTCCGCGGTGGAGCAGGGCGAGCCGCTGTCGGGCCTCACCGACGCGCAGGGGCGCTATCGCCTGGGCCCCGTGGAGCCTGGGTCGTGGGACTTCACCGTCCAGGCGAAGGGCTGGCTCGTGCCGACCGAGGTCGAGCGACGCGTCGTGACGCCGGACACGGGCACGCAGGACTTCACGCTGGCGCGCGCGTACTCCCTCACCGGTCGGGTCACCGACGTGGCGGGACATCCCGTCACCGGAGTCCCCATCAGGCTCCGCTGGGTCGGAGAGGAGGAGGTCCCGGAGCTCATCGAGGACGACACCACGGACGCCGAGGGCCGCTTCGTGTTGGATGCCTCCCAACCCGGCGACTACGAGGTCGTCGTCGACACGACGGACTTCATCGACGCGCCCGTCCTCGTCAAGGTCCCCGCGCGCGACGCGCACATCGTCGTGCGTGTCGGCGCGACGGTGGAGGGACACGTGGTGGATGGGCATGGACAGCCGCTCATCGGAGGCGCCGTGGTGCTGAAGCTCTTCACGGATGAACTCCGGCTGAATGCGACGAGGACGGATGCGCAGGGGCGGTTCACCCGGAGGGGGCTCGCTCCGGGGCGCTACCGCGTGGTCGTGGAGCGGGCGACGGACAGCGTGGACCAGCGGGCCTGGAGCGACGTGGAGGTCGCGGCCGATGCGGTGACGCGCGTGGAGCTGCGCCTCGACGATGGGCAGACGCGAGAGGGCCTCGTCGTCGACGCCGAGGGGGCACCCCTCGAAGGGGTCCTCGTCCGCGCCGAACCGCGCGATGCCCTGCCTCCGGGTGGGCCCGCCATCCTCAAGATGGTGGAGCGCTTCGACCAGGGCGTTCCCACCGACGCGAGCGGCCGCTTCGTGCTGCGAGGGCTCGGCCCCGTCGCGCACGCCATCACGGCCTTCAAGCCCGGCTACGCGCTGCGCCTGGATGCCGCCACGCAGGCGGTGCTCCAGACCCACGGGGGTGTCCACCGCAGCCTCATCATCAAGGACACGCTCTACGAGCCCGCGCTCCGTGTGCCCTCCGGCACGACGCCGCTGCGACTGGTGATGGACCGCCAGTCCTGGGTCCGGGGACGCGTCGTCGGCCCGGACGGGAGTCCCATGCGTCGCTTCATGGCGGGAGGCGAGCCGATGGAGTCCGAGGATGGGACGTTCTCGTTCCCCCGGAATCCCTACTCCATCTCCAAGCGGTACTTCTTCGCGGCCGAGGGACTGCGCTCGGCGGAGCGGGTCATCGACGGAGGCCAGGGCATGCCGGACCTCGACCTGGGAGAAATCAGACTGGAGCGGGGGCGTCGCCTCCGAGGCCGCGTCGTGGATGCCCAGACGGACCAGCCGCTGGCGGGTGTCTTCGTCTCCGCGCGTGCCCAGGGCGCCGCTCCGGATTCGGAGGCGTCGCGGACGCGCTCGGATGCGCAGGGCCTGTTCGTCTTCAAGGAACAGGTGCTGTCGTCGGGGCCGGTCGCCCTGGAGCTCAGTGAGCCGACGGGCCACCACCCGCTGGTGATGTCGGTGGGCGAAGGCGAGGACGAGGTGACGGCGAGACTCGAGCCCACGGCGCTCGTGAGCGTGACGGCGAAGGATGCCCGCGGCCGACCCCTGGACGGCTACGTGGCGTACTTCACGGCCCCGGATGGCGAGGGGTCCGCGAGTCCTCTCGAACGAGGACAGGCGTGGATGAGCGGGCTGACCCCGGGCACCTACATCGTCTCGGTGCTGCCCGCGCGGTACACGGAGCAGGAGTCCTCCACGTTCCTGCCCCAGCGCGTGGTGGTCCCCGAGCACGGCCGGGCCTCCGTCTCCTTCCAGGCCCTGACGGCGGGTGCCACCGTGAAGCTGGTGGTGCCCTACCACAAGGACCTCCACGTCGCGTTGGTGCCGGGAGGCGTCGCGCATCCGACGAAGGAGGAGGCGCTGGGCGCGTGCATGGCCCCGGGCCTGAGCGCGCAGTGGGGCGAGGACGCGCTCTATTTCCGACACGTCCCCGCGGGCCGG
- a CDS encoding LysR family transcriptional regulator: MSITHLQSFVAVAEEKHVGRAARRLHLTQPPLSRHILALEDELGTRLFERTRQGMRLLPAGEVFLHHARRILAEVDTAVLTVRGLAPRESDG, translated from the coding sequence GTGAGCATCACGCACCTCCAGTCCTTCGTCGCCGTGGCCGAGGAGAAGCACGTGGGCCGTGCCGCGCGTCGGCTCCACCTGACGCAGCCGCCGCTCAGCCGGCACATCCTCGCGCTGGAGGATGAGCTGGGCACCCGCCTGTTCGAGCGCACCCGCCAGGGCATGCGCCTGCTGCCGGCTGGCGAGGTGTTCCTGCACCACGCGCGCCGCATCCTCGCGGAGGTGGACACGGCGGTGCTCACGGTGCGTGGGCTCGCGCCGCGCGAATCAGACGGGTGA
- a CDS encoding TonB-dependent receptor, whose product MPRRSSRLISSTLRWCVLLPGALLTSATWAQSADSETTPLPVAQPAPTSPPPAEDSTPSAEPDSTSRTVVTGTRLPRPIRDVPATTVVLPREEIDRSPTLTQDTLVRSLPSVATFRRTPSLVSDPTAQGLNLRGLAPSGVARTLVLLDGVPVNDPLGGWVFWRSLPRLGLERIEVVPGGGSALYGSSALGGVVQLISRPITGPALDADVSYGNRGTGLVAARGAQRWGPVAAALETELLTSNGYRIVSPGQRGAIDGDTPSNHVVLNGRVEAQATDTLTLSARANLFRENQNGGTRFTTARVELAQFGAGARLQTEARGTFTLDLYGRALRFEQDRARVAQDRATEVLAASQEVPANDQGASFVWTAPTWNAGGTHQLSAGLDARRMAGTSQERIFPATQAPEALVAREAGGTQWSGGVFLQDLYAPIPALELSAALRLDAWRNTRGQQRVERVNGATDTTRYDDRTEHQLSPRLGLRVRPWDPVTFRASGYRAFRAPTLNELYRPFQVGTVLTAANADLSAERLWGAEAGVEVEPLRALTARVTGFWNVLEDPITNVTLPGNAGRQRQNLGRARVRGVEASVDWRLSRRWTTLLAYTFVDPTVTKAPGQPELVGRQLAQDPRHRGAASLTFEDPRLFTTTVQLRVIGPQFEDDLNERGMGGALVVDAAVSRRLFWKVDLFAAVENLFDREYLAGRAGVDTVGPPVLARVGLRLRDAP is encoded by the coding sequence ATGCCTCGCAGGTCGTCTCGCCTCATCTCGTCGACGCTCCGCTGGTGCGTCCTGCTTCCTGGTGCGCTGCTCACGTCCGCGACCTGGGCACAGTCCGCTGACTCCGAGACGACCCCGCTCCCCGTCGCACAACCCGCGCCCACGAGTCCGCCCCCCGCCGAGGACTCCACGCCTTCCGCGGAACCCGACTCGACCTCGCGCACCGTCGTCACGGGCACGCGGCTGCCGCGTCCCATCCGCGACGTGCCCGCCACCACCGTGGTGCTGCCTCGCGAGGAGATCGACCGCAGCCCCACGCTGACCCAGGACACGCTGGTCCGCTCGCTGCCGTCCGTGGCCACCTTCCGTCGGACCCCGAGCCTCGTCTCCGACCCCACCGCGCAGGGACTCAATCTGCGCGGCCTCGCGCCCTCCGGCGTCGCGCGCACGCTCGTCCTCCTCGACGGCGTCCCCGTCAATGACCCGCTCGGAGGCTGGGTCTTCTGGCGCTCCCTGCCGCGACTCGGCCTGGAGCGCATCGAGGTCGTCCCCGGCGGCGGCTCCGCCCTCTACGGCAGCTCCGCGCTCGGCGGCGTCGTGCAGCTCATCTCCCGCCCCATCACCGGCCCCGCCCTCGACGCCGATGTCTCCTATGGCAACCGTGGCACCGGCCTCGTCGCCGCGCGCGGCGCCCAGCGCTGGGGCCCCGTCGCCGCGGCCCTGGAGACCGAGCTGCTCACCAGCAACGGCTACCGCATCGTCAGCCCCGGCCAGCGCGGCGCCATCGACGGCGACACGCCCAGCAACCACGTCGTGCTCAACGGCCGCGTCGAGGCCCAAGCCACCGACACGCTCACCCTCTCCGCGCGCGCCAACCTCTTCCGCGAGAACCAGAACGGAGGCACCCGCTTCACCACCGCCCGCGTGGAGCTCGCCCAGTTCGGCGCGGGCGCGCGCCTCCAGACCGAGGCTCGCGGCACCTTCACCCTCGACCTCTACGGCCGCGCGCTCCGCTTCGAACAGGACCGCGCCCGCGTCGCGCAGGACCGCGCCACCGAGGTCCTCGCCGCCTCCCAGGAGGTCCCCGCCAATGACCAGGGCGCCTCCTTCGTCTGGACCGCGCCCACCTGGAACGCGGGCGGCACCCATCAGCTCTCCGCGGGACTCGACGCCCGCCGCATGGCCGGCACCTCCCAGGAACGAATCTTCCCCGCCACCCAGGCCCCCGAGGCGCTCGTCGCCCGCGAGGCCGGCGGCACCCAGTGGAGCGGCGGCGTCTTCCTGCAAGACCTCTACGCCCCCATCCCCGCCCTCGAGCTGTCCGCCGCCCTCCGCCTGGATGCGTGGCGCAACACCCGCGGCCAGCAGCGCGTCGAGCGCGTCAACGGCGCCACGGACACCACCCGGTACGACGACCGCACCGAGCACCAGCTCAGCCCCCGCCTGGGCCTGCGCGTGCGCCCGTGGGACCCCGTCACCTTCCGCGCCTCCGGCTATCGCGCGTTCCGAGCCCCCACCCTCAACGAGCTCTACCGCCCCTTCCAGGTCGGCACCGTCCTCACCGCCGCCAACGCGGACCTCTCCGCCGAGCGCCTGTGGGGCGCCGAGGCCGGCGTCGAAGTCGAACCCCTGCGCGCCCTCACCGCGCGCGTCACCGGCTTCTGGAACGTGCTCGAGGACCCCATCACCAACGTCACCCTGCCGGGCAACGCGGGGCGACAGCGGCAGAACCTGGGGCGCGCCCGCGTGCGCGGCGTGGAGGCCAGCGTCGACTGGCGACTGTCACGCCGGTGGACCACGCTGCTCGCGTACACCTTCGTGGACCCCACCGTCACGAAGGCCCCCGGTCAACCCGAGCTGGTGGGCCGTCAGCTCGCGCAGGACCCCAGACACCGCGGCGCCGCCAGCCTCACCTTCGAGGACCCGCGCCTGTTCACCACCACCGTGCAGCTTCGCGTCATCGGCCCCCAGTTCGAGGACGACCTGAACGAGCGCGGCATGGGCGGCGCGCTCGTGGTGGACGCCGCCGTCAGTCGACGGCTCTTCTGGAAGGTGGACCTGTTCGCCGCCGTGGAGAACCTCTTCGACCGCGAGTACCTGGCCGGCCGCGCCGGCGTGGACACCGTGGGCCCGCCCGTGCTCGCGCGCGTGGGCCTGCGCCTCAGGGATGCACCGTGA
- a CDS encoding ATP-dependent DNA helicase codes for MTLPVSPTLSVDGLLGPGGALQVALPAYEHRPEQLQMARAVERAFAERSYLLAEAGTGTGKTLAYLVPALLSGRRVVVSTATKTLQDQIFFKDLPLLREKMGLTFEAAYLKGRNNYLCLHRYEAFSKDPQFATREESRYWPKLKAWAQDTQTGDRGELDLPESFSAWPRLSTTSETCVGTRCPLYETCFVTRMRRRAEDADLLVVNHHLFFADLSLRSSGKRTEGVLPFYEAVIFDEAHALEDAASGHFGVGVSNYRLEELARDAVASLKEEDSRHAMLRGLAARLRTGADAFFAQAPRALGLSGHEASVTLQAEGMAKLTSALGGVREGLGALSAFTAGEREPELAAITRRADELEEQLTFLEKAESTDHVYWAEQRGKGLFLRASPIDVAKELRERMYGALDTVVYTSATLAAESRFDFFARRMGLYGEDGQTVTRVRTLAVPSPFDYPRQAALYLPTHLPDPTAPGFIEAAAEEIVRLCEVTGGRAFVLFTSLRNMVRAYELTAGRLPYQALLQGERPKAQLLEAFRDTPSVLFAAHSFWEGVDVPGDALSLVIIDRLPFASPGDPLVAARIKQLQSRGEEPFEQYQLPQAALALRQGFGRLIRTQSDKGIVTMLDRRIRTKAYGQVFLDSLPDARRVDDLVELSRWFNGPVRPLRILRPVD; via the coding sequence ATGACGCTCCCCGTCTCTCCCACTCTGTCCGTCGATGGCCTGCTCGGTCCGGGGGGCGCGCTCCAGGTGGCGCTGCCGGCGTACGAGCACCGCCCGGAGCAGCTCCAGATGGCGCGCGCCGTGGAGCGGGCCTTCGCCGAGCGCAGCTACCTGTTGGCGGAGGCCGGCACGGGCACGGGAAAGACGCTCGCCTACCTGGTGCCCGCGCTCCTGTCGGGCCGGCGCGTCGTCGTGTCCACGGCGACCAAGACGCTGCAGGACCAGATCTTCTTCAAGGACCTGCCGCTCTTGCGCGAGAAGATGGGCCTCACCTTCGAGGCGGCCTACCTCAAGGGGCGCAACAACTACCTCTGCCTGCACCGCTACGAGGCGTTCTCCAAGGACCCGCAGTTCGCCACGCGCGAGGAGTCGCGCTACTGGCCCAAGCTGAAGGCCTGGGCCCAGGACACGCAGACGGGCGACCGCGGCGAGTTGGATTTGCCCGAGTCCTTCAGCGCCTGGCCCCGGCTGTCCACCACGTCCGAGACGTGCGTGGGCACGCGCTGCCCGCTGTACGAGACGTGCTTCGTCACGCGCATGCGGCGGCGCGCGGAGGACGCGGACCTGCTGGTGGTCAACCACCACCTGTTCTTCGCGGACCTGTCCCTGCGCAGCTCCGGCAAGCGCACCGAGGGTGTGCTGCCCTTCTACGAGGCGGTCATCTTCGACGAGGCCCACGCGCTCGAGGACGCGGCGAGCGGGCACTTCGGCGTGGGCGTCTCCAACTACCGGCTGGAGGAGCTGGCGCGCGACGCGGTGGCGTCGTTGAAGGAAGAGGACTCGCGGCACGCGATGCTGCGCGGGCTGGCGGCCCGGCTGCGCACCGGCGCGGACGCCTTCTTCGCGCAGGCGCCCCGCGCGCTGGGGCTGTCCGGCCACGAGGCGTCGGTGACGCTCCAGGCGGAGGGCATGGCGAAGCTCACCAGCGCGCTCGGCGGCGTGCGCGAGGGGCTGGGCGCGCTGTCCGCCTTCACCGCGGGCGAGCGCGAGCCGGAGCTGGCGGCGATTACCCGCCGCGCGGACGAGCTCGAGGAGCAGCTCACCTTCCTGGAGAAGGCGGAGTCGACGGACCACGTGTACTGGGCGGAGCAGCGCGGCAAGGGCCTGTTCCTGCGCGCCAGTCCCATCGACGTGGCGAAGGAGCTGCGCGAGCGGATGTACGGCGCGCTCGACACCGTGGTGTACACGTCCGCGACGCTGGCGGCGGAGAGCCGCTTCGACTTCTTCGCCCGGCGCATGGGGCTGTACGGCGAGGACGGCCAGACGGTGACGCGCGTGCGGACGCTGGCGGTGCCCAGCCCCTTCGACTATCCGCGCCAGGCCGCGCTGTACCTGCCCACGCACCTGCCGGACCCCACCGCCCCGGGCTTCATCGAGGCGGCGGCGGAGGAAATCGTCCGGCTGTGTGAAGTGACGGGCGGGCGCGCCTTCGTGCTCTTCACGTCGCTGCGCAACATGGTGCGCGCGTACGAGCTGACGGCGGGGCGGCTGCCGTATCAGGCGCTGCTGCAGGGCGAGCGTCCCAAGGCGCAGCTGCTGGAGGCGTTCCGCGACACGCCCAGCGTGCTCTTCGCGGCGCACAGCTTCTGGGAGGGCGTGGACGTGCCCGGGGATGCGCTGAGCCTGGTCATCATCGACCGGCTCCCGTTCGCCTCGCCGGGAGACCCGCTGGTGGCCGCGCGCATCAAGCAGCTCCAGTCCCGGGGCGAGGAGCCCTTCGAGCAGTACCAGCTGCCCCAGGCGGCGCTGGCCTTGCGCCAGGGCTTCGGCCGGCTGATTCGCACGCAGTCCGACAAGGGCATCGTCACGATGCTGGACCGGCGCATCCGCACCAAGGCGTACGGGCAGGTGTTCCTGGACAGCCTCCCGGACGCGCGCCGGGTGGATGACCTGGTGGAGCTGAGCCGCTGGTTCAACGGCCCGGTGCGCCCCCTGCGCATCCTGCGGCCGGTGGACTGA
- a CDS encoding site-2 protease family protein yields the protein MDSVPVARPAPRYWLHLLLLLLTVVTTFTSYLLYFHFQRPYSPDEVSTEAATRALSFSLSLLAILGSHEMGHYVLARLHRVDTSLPYFIPLPVLGVGTLGAVIRIRDRIPHRNALVDIGAAGPLAGLVVALPILYWGLSHSTVVDAPRVASQFPGESSLWVYGKELFTWVMAKVTHAPPAPEEAFHGVQTLFGDSLLMQGLTWLALGPLPEGKDVLVHPVVIAGWFGLLVTLLNLMPMGQLDGGHLAFAVLGRHAHWVGRLMATVLLFLTLFVTASWGLWLLVTSKVVGFGHPDVVYPQEPLSPTRKLICALCLLALIGCAMPVPLRQVVS from the coding sequence ATGGACTCCGTCCCCGTCGCACGTCCCGCGCCCAGGTACTGGCTGCACCTCTTGCTGCTGCTGTTGACGGTGGTGACGACCTTCACGTCGTACCTGCTCTACTTCCACTTCCAGCGGCCGTACTCGCCCGACGAGGTCTCCACCGAGGCCGCCACGCGCGCGCTGTCGTTCAGCCTTTCCCTGCTCGCGATTCTCGGTTCTCACGAGATGGGGCACTACGTGCTGGCGCGCCTGCACCGGGTGGACACGTCGCTGCCGTACTTCATCCCGCTGCCGGTGTTGGGGGTGGGCACGCTGGGCGCGGTCATCCGCATCCGCGACCGCATCCCGCACCGCAACGCGCTGGTGGACATCGGCGCGGCGGGGCCCTTGGCGGGGCTCGTCGTCGCGCTGCCCATCCTCTACTGGGGGCTGTCTCACTCCACGGTGGTGGACGCGCCGCGGGTCGCCTCGCAGTTCCCCGGCGAGTCCTCGCTGTGGGTGTACGGCAAGGAGCTCTTCACCTGGGTGATGGCGAAGGTGACCCACGCGCCGCCCGCGCCGGAGGAAGCCTTCCATGGCGTGCAGACCCTGTTTGGTGACAGCCTGTTGATGCAGGGGCTGACGTGGTTGGCGTTGGGCCCCTTGCCGGAGGGCAAGGACGTGCTGGTGCACCCGGTGGTCATCGCGGGCTGGTTCGGTCTGCTCGTCACGTTGCTCAACCTGATGCCCATGGGGCAGCTGGATGGTGGGCACCTGGCGTTCGCGGTGCTGGGGCGTCACGCGCATTGGGTGGGGCGGCTGATGGCCACCGTGCTGCTGTTCCTCACGCTCTTCGTCACCGCGTCCTGGGGGCTGTGGCTCCTGGTGACGAGCAAGGTGGTGGGCTTCGGGCACCCGGACGTCGTGTACCCGCAGGAGCCGCTCAGCCCCACGCGCAAGCTCATCTGCGCGCTGTGCCTGCTGGCCCTCATCGGTTGCGCGATGCCCGTGCCCCTGCGTCAGGTGGTGTCATGA
- a CDS encoding HAD family hydrolase translates to MVENVIFDVDGTLVDSVDEHAEAWRRSFLHFGRDVPFAHVRSQIGKGADQLIPVFFNDEELERFGKEIEEYRSKLFLDEFLPKVRPFPRVRELFQRLRQQGRRLALASSAKDEELKHYVRLCGIEGLYEAKASKDEVDKSKPHPDIFQSALARLGRPDVSTAVVVGDTPYDALAAGKLGLPTVGVLAGGFLAEDLRAAGCRTLVKDAGELLRLAEESSVEWPWNGPGASPAAKDEEPR, encoded by the coding sequence ATGGTGGAGAACGTCATCTTCGACGTGGATGGAACGCTGGTGGACTCGGTGGACGAGCACGCCGAGGCGTGGCGACGCTCGTTCCTGCATTTCGGACGGGATGTCCCCTTCGCGCACGTGCGCAGCCAGATTGGCAAGGGCGCCGACCAGCTCATCCCCGTGTTCTTCAACGACGAGGAGCTGGAGCGCTTCGGCAAGGAAATCGAGGAGTACCGCTCCAAGCTGTTCCTGGACGAGTTCCTGCCCAAGGTGCGGCCCTTTCCGCGCGTGCGGGAGCTGTTCCAGCGGCTGCGTCAGCAGGGGCGGCGGCTGGCGCTGGCGTCCAGCGCGAAGGACGAGGAGCTCAAGCACTACGTGCGGCTGTGCGGCATCGAGGGCCTGTACGAGGCGAAGGCCAGCAAGGACGAGGTGGACAAGAGCAAGCCCCACCCGGACATCTTCCAGAGCGCGCTCGCGCGGCTGGGTCGCCCGGACGTGAGCACCGCGGTGGTCGTGGGGGACACGCCCTATGACGCGCTCGCCGCCGGCAAGCTGGGCCTGCCCACGGTGGGTGTGCTGGCCGGAGGCTTCCTGGCCGAGGACCTGCGCGCGGCGGGCTGCCGCACGCTGGTGAAGGACGCGGGGGAGCTCTTGCGGCTCGCCGAGGAGTCCTCGGTGGAGTGGCCGTGGAACGGGCCGGGCGCGTCACCCGCCGCCAAGGACGAAGAGCCGCGCTGA
- a CDS encoding transcriptional regulator yields the protein MARGSKAKYTAKQKRMAEHIEKGYEGKGTSEKTAEARAWATVNKLTGGGMKGGSGSKAKAARRRPKARANARKAASKTGRRTATKRATSSRSSTTRKPTRATRSGSKSTARRTAAKRATARRSSTSNRSRGGTARKTPSRRGTTTRRTSRGGRSRK from the coding sequence ATGGCACGAGGAAGCAAGGCGAAGTACACGGCGAAACAGAAGCGGATGGCCGAGCACATCGAGAAGGGCTACGAGGGCAAGGGCACTTCGGAGAAGACCGCGGAGGCTCGGGCCTGGGCCACGGTGAACAAGCTCACCGGTGGCGGCATGAAGGGTGGCTCCGGCAGCAAGGCGAAGGCGGCGCGCCGTCGTCCCAAGGCCCGCGCCAACGCGCGCAAGGCCGCAAGCAAGACAGGCCGTCGGACGGCCACCAAGCGCGCCACGTCGAGCCGGAGCTCCACCACGCGCAAGCCCACGCGCGCCACGCGCTCCGGCAGCAAGTCCACCGCGCGTCGCACGGCCGCCAAGCGCGCCACGGCGCGTCGCTCGTCCACGAGCAATCGCTCTCGCGGCGGCACGGCGCGAAAGACCCCCAGCCGTCGCGGCACCACCACCCGGCGGACCTCGCGCGGTGGGCGCTCGCGCAAGTAG
- a CDS encoding lipid kinase — protein MNTQSRSGREAYALARSALASRGVVLAESHALSKSGRLRRVLEQLLERGTRRILVGGGDGTLSGAVGHLLGRDVTLGVLPLGTGNDFARSLGIPADVEAACDVIARGYAARVDVGLANGRPFLNAASLGLATAIAKRLTKRLKQRAGVLAYPVAAAAEVMDLKPFRIRIKADEQEVEMDVLQLVVGNGRYHGAGIMVAPDATLDDRRLHVYAIEAPSATSGRDGTGLGQLQDLATLARVALSLRSGEHVDHPAVTSLRAARLYVEATPAQEVNADGELIGMTPMRFEVAPAALRVYAPAPS, from the coding sequence GTGAACACGCAGTCCCGCTCGGGCCGGGAAGCCTATGCGCTCGCCAGGAGCGCCCTCGCCTCCCGGGGTGTGGTGCTGGCGGAGAGCCATGCGCTGTCGAAAAGCGGACGACTGCGCCGCGTCCTGGAACAGCTCCTCGAACGGGGCACGCGCCGCATCCTCGTCGGCGGTGGAGACGGGACGCTGAGCGGCGCGGTGGGCCACCTGCTGGGTCGCGACGTGACGCTGGGCGTGCTGCCGCTGGGCACGGGCAACGACTTCGCGCGCTCGCTGGGCATCCCCGCCGACGTGGAGGCCGCGTGCGACGTCATCGCCCGGGGCTACGCGGCGCGCGTGGACGTGGGCCTCGCCAACGGCCGCCCCTTCCTCAACGCGGCGAGCCTGGGCCTGGCCACCGCCATCGCCAAGCGCCTGACGAAGCGCCTCAAGCAGCGCGCCGGCGTGCTCGCCTATCCCGTGGCCGCCGCCGCCGAGGTGATGGACCTCAAGCCCTTCCGCATCCGAATCAAGGCGGACGAGCAGGAGGTGGAGATGGACGTGCTCCAGCTCGTGGTGGGCAACGGCCGCTACCACGGCGCGGGCATCATGGTGGCGCCGGACGCGACGCTGGATGACCGCCGGCTGCACGTCTACGCCATCGAGGCCCCGTCGGCGACCTCGGGCCGCGACGGCACGGGCCTGGGCCAGCTCCAGGACCTGGCCACCCTGGCGCGCGTGGCCCTGTCACTCCGCAGCGGAGAGCATGTGGACCACCCCGCCGTCACCTCGCTGCGCGCCGCGCGCCTCTACGTCGAGGCCACGCCCGCCCAGGAGGTCAACGCGGACGGAGAGCTCATCGGGATGACCCCCATGCGCTTCGAGGTGGCCCCCGCGGCGCTGCGCGTCTACGCCCCCGCGCCCTCCTGA